Proteins co-encoded in one Carcharodon carcharias isolate sCarCar2 chromosome 7, sCarCar2.pri, whole genome shotgun sequence genomic window:
- the LOC121279982 gene encoding inter-alpha-trypsin inhibitor heavy chain H3-like, with protein MYTISEENVGKILTIDGVKYPGDVKEKEAAQQQYKAAVARGQTAGLVKASRRKIEKFKISVNVAPAQKVTFEVTYEELLKRKLGKYEMILRVRPMQLVSHFQIDAHIFEPKGIAFLNVHGNFLANDLEQAVVKNRTVTKAHFSFKPTLEQQQKCPDCSETLMGGDFIIQYEVNRDLPSGEVQIVSGYFVHHFAPANLTRAPKNVIFVIDHSFSMRGLKFRQVMQFAQSIS; from the exons atgtacactATATCtgaagaaaatgttggaaaaatacT GACTATAGATGGAGTGAAGTACCCTGGAGATGTGAAGGAAAAAGAAGCTGCTCAGCAACAGTACAAGGCTGCAGTTGCCAGGGGACAGACTGCAGGTTTGGTAAA AGCATCCAGAAGAAAAATTGAGAAATTTAAAATATCAGTAAATGTTGCACCAGCCCAAAAAGTTACTTTTGAAGTAACTTATGAAGAATTATTAAAGCGCAAATTGGGGAAATATGAGATGATCCTCAGAGTAAGACCTATGCAGCTTGTCAGCCATTTCCAG attGATGCCCATATTTTTGAACCAAAGGGCATTGCCTTCCTCAATGTTCATGGAAATTTTTTAGCCAATGACCTGGAACAAGCTGTGGTGAAGAATAGAACTGTAACAAAG GCTCATTTTTCCTTCAAACCAACCCTGGAGCAACAGCAAAAATGTCCTGATTGCAGTGAAACACTGATGGGCGGAGACTTCATCATACAGTATGAAGTCAATAGAGATCTGCCTAGTGGTGAAGTACAG ATTGTGAGTGGCTACTTTGTCCACCattttgcacctgcaaatctAACAAGAGCACCTAAGAATGTCATCTTTGTGATAGACCACAGCTTTTCGATGCGTGGCCTCAAATTCAGACAGGTAATGCAATTCGCCCAATCCATCTCGTGA